A stretch of DNA from Halobacterium sp. DL1:
GCGGCCGTTGGCCTCCAGATCGCCGAAGATACGGGAGATCTCGTCGATATGGTCTTGCGTGAGTTCGTGGCGCTTCTCGCCCAGACTCTCGTCCATCTCGGCGTACAGGTCCTGTGCGTCGATGAGCTGGACCTTGCCTTTCCGGCGCTCCGGCTTATTGTTCGAGAGCACCCAAATGTAGGTCCGAATTCCCGTGTTGTAGAAGAGATTCTCCGGCAGGCCGACGATTCCCTCCAGCCAGTCGTTTTCGAGGATCCAGCGCCGGATAGCTGATTCCCCGCTGTTAGGTCCGCCATTGAACAGGGGCGAGCCGTTGAACACGATGGCGATACGGGAGCCACCCTCTGCAGGCGACTTCATCTTGCTCAACATGTGCTGGAGGAACAGGAATGCACCGTCGTTGGTCCGGGGCGTCCCCGCACCGAAGCGGCCAGCGAACCCTTCCTCTTCGTGTTCGCGCACAACCTGATCTTTGACCTTCTTCCATGAGACCCCGAACGGCGGATTCGAGAGCATATAGTCGAAGGTCCGGCTCGGGAAGCCGTCCTGGGTAAACGAATTCCCGTAGATGATGTTCTCGGGCTCTTGGCCCTTGATGAGCATATCCGAGTTACAGACCGCGTATGATTCGGGATTGAGTTCCTGCCCGAAGACGTGGAGGTTCGCGTCGGTGTTGAGCTGGCGGACGTACTCCTCAGCGACACTAAGCATCCCGCCGGTCCCACAGGCGGGGTCGTACACCGTTCGGATAGCGTTCTGTTCGGTCAGTGCCTCGTCGTCTTCCTGGAAGGTGAGGTTGACCATCAGTTCGATCACTTCCCGCGGCGTGAAGTGCTCGCCAGCCGTCTCGTTACTCAGTTCGTTGAACTTCCGGATGAGCTCCTCGTAGATGTAGCCCATCTCCTCGTTCGGGACTTCCTCGGGATGGAGGTCGATTTCAGCAAACTGCCGAACGACCTTGTACAGAAGATCGGCGTCGGCAAGTCGGTCGATCTGGTGGTTGAACTCGAACTTCTCGAAGATCTCCTTCGTCTCCTCGTCGTACTGATTGATGTAGTACTGGAGGTTCTCCGCGATGTCGTCGGGGTCGTTGCAGAGCGATTCAAACGTGTACTCACTAGTGTTGTACACCTGTGCAT
This window harbors:
- a CDS encoding DNA methyltransferase gives rise to the protein MVDNFNEKSDFIWSIADLLRGDYKQSEYQKVILPLTVLRRLDCVTERNQEAVLERYEQLQEQGIENVAPSLKKAADAQVYNTSEYTFESLCNDPDDIAENLQYYINQYDEETKEIFEKFEFNHQIDRLADADLLYKVVRQFAEIDLHPEEVPNEEMGYIYEELIRKFNELSNETAGEHFTPREVIELMVNLTFQEDDEALTEQNAIRTVYDPACGTGGMLSVAEEYVRQLNTDANLHVFGQELNPESYAVCNSDMLIKGQEPENIIYGNSFTQDGFPSRTFDYMLSNPPFGVSWKKVKDQVVREHEEEGFAGRFGAGTPRTNDGAFLFLQHMLSKMKSPAEGGSRIAIVFNGSPLFNGGPNSGESAIRRWILENDWLEGIVGLPENLFYNTGIRTYIWVLSNNKPERRKGKVQLIDAQDLYAEMDESLGEKRHELTQDHIDEISRIFGDLEANGRSKVVSTEEFGYRRIVIDRPLRMSFQATEERIESLDDERAFTNRDKEVQEAVKEALYELDSERQWMDRDEFMKEVEDCFERNDVDVRNSVYNAIERAFGEQNEDAEIVTDSKGNPEHDTDLRDRERVPLGTDLREYFEEEVQPHVENAWINESSKYHDDQDGELGVVGYEINFDRYFYEYEPPRPLEEIDADIRELEDEIVELLSEVTE